A segment of the Fusobacterium ulcerans genome:
TACATTTATATATTAATTGCATATCACTATGATCTTTAATTATATTTTCTTCATCATCTAAAGGTTGTATTATTAGTCTAAAACCTGAAGTTTTTCCTAAATCAATAGCGTATGTTCCTTTTCTATTCCCCATAAGAGGATGCAGTCTATAACTAGGGACATTTGCTATATCAGATAAATTTGCAGCACTC
Coding sequences within it:
- a CDS encoding type II toxin-antitoxin system RelE/ParE family toxin; protein product: MKIKYSGKKLEKRCTDFKEAKKEYSQNVALKLHSTINFILSAANLSDIANVPSYRLHPLMGNRKGTYAIDLGKTSGFRLIIQPLDDEENIIKDHSDMQLIYKCTKIIIILEVSNHYE